In one window of Gemmatimonadota bacterium DNA:
- a CDS encoding aldehyde dehydrogenase: MSSPAPILVDGQWFTPRSKVLRPILNPATLEQVGLTVDCTVEDTALAVEAAARAQPAWWRIPGVEKARLLREAAGVIRARERELASLMSRETGKPLIEAVDEVDWVAAAFEYYAEVGRRSFGNSIPPVAPHQVNFTIKEPFGVVAAIVPFNFPLLLLAWKLAPALVAGNTVVCKPPHQNPLSTLALARCLEGLPAGVVNVLTGGPATGEALVRHPRVDLVAFTGSVAAGRAIAATCGQELKKVNLELGSVDPFIVFADADLDVAVPGVAWARLLNAGQVCTSAKRVYLLAPIAQEFTRRLHAYLDTVRLGDPLDPATDVGPLISEAALATVERQIAAAVAEGATLARGGRRVAPGGLKGHFLEPTLLTNVPHGSLPTREEIFGPVLSLTVAATPDEAIAMANDSRYGLGANIYTNDLQLAMRAMHEIKAGTFWINDPLTDNDAGPFGGMRWSGVGRELGEEGLDAFREPKHVHLDYVMERKGYWFPNAARPVPAGH, translated from the coding sequence ATGAGCTCCCCCGCCCCGATCCTTGTCGATGGCCAGTGGTTCACCCCGCGCTCCAAGGTGCTGCGCCCGATCCTCAACCCCGCCACCCTGGAGCAGGTGGGCCTGACGGTGGACTGCACCGTCGAGGACACCGCGCTGGCGGTGGAGGCGGCGGCGCGGGCGCAGCCGGCGTGGTGGCGCATTCCCGGGGTAGAGAAGGCGCGGCTGCTCCGGGAGGCGGCCGGGGTGATCCGGGCACGGGAGCGGGAGCTGGCCTCGCTGATGAGCCGGGAGACGGGGAAGCCACTGATCGAGGCGGTCGACGAGGTCGACTGGGTGGCCGCGGCCTTCGAGTACTACGCGGAGGTGGGGCGGCGGAGCTTCGGGAACTCGATCCCGCCGGTGGCGCCGCACCAGGTGAACTTCACCATCAAGGAGCCGTTCGGGGTGGTGGCGGCGATCGTGCCGTTCAACTTCCCCCTGCTGCTGCTGGCCTGGAAGCTGGCGCCGGCGCTGGTGGCGGGGAACACGGTGGTGTGCAAGCCGCCGCACCAGAACCCGCTCTCCACCCTGGCGCTGGCGCGCTGCCTGGAGGGGCTGCCGGCGGGGGTGGTGAACGTGCTGACCGGCGGGCCGGCCACCGGCGAGGCGCTGGTGCGGCACCCGCGGGTGGACCTGGTGGCGTTCACCGGCTCGGTGGCGGCGGGGCGCGCGATCGCGGCGACCTGCGGGCAGGAGCTCAAGAAGGTGAACCTGGAGCTGGGCAGCGTGGACCCATTCATCGTCTTCGCCGACGCCGACCTCGACGTGGCGGTTCCGGGCGTGGCGTGGGCCCGCCTGCTCAACGCCGGCCAGGTCTGCACCTCGGCCAAGCGGGTGTACCTGCTCGCGCCCATTGCCCAGGAGTTCACCCGCCGGCTGCACGCGTACCTCGACACCGTGCGCCTGGGCGACCCGCTGGATCCCGCCACCGACGTGGGGCCGCTCATCTCGGAAGCGGCGCTGGCCACGGTGGAGCGGCAGATCGCGGCGGCGGTGGCGGAGGGGGCCACCCTCGCCCGGGGCGGCCGGCGGGTGGCGCCCGGCGGGCTCAAGGGGCACTTCCTCGAGCCCACCCTCCTGACCAACGTGCCCCATGGCAGCCTCCCCACCCGGGAGGAGATCTTCGGGCCGGTGCTCTCGCTCACGGTGGCCGCGACGCCCGATGAGGCCATCGCCATGGCCAACGACTCGCGCTACGGGCTGGGCGCCAACATCTACACCAATGACCTGCAGCTGGCCATGCGGGCGATGCACGAGATCAAGGCGGGGACCTTCTGGATCAACGACCCGCTGACCGACAACGACGCGGGGCCGTTCGGCGGGATGCGGTGGAGCGGCGTCGGGCGGGAGCTGGGCGAGGAGGGCCTCGACGCCTTCCGGGAGCCGAAGCACGTGCACCTGGACTACGTGATGGAGCGGAAGGGGTACTGGTTCCCCAACGCGGCGCGGCCGGTGCCGGCAGGGCACTGA
- a CDS encoding group 1 truncated hemoglobin: protein MRKLFLAGTVALALAAALPGHLTAQHTMKEKSLYDRLGGKPAITAVVDEFVGRVAADQRINGFFAAAAADPARLAAFKGKLVDQICAAAGGPCTYTGKDMKTAHAGMGITGEHFNALVEDLVGALEKFKVGHHEQEELLGALGPMRGDIVGR from the coding sequence ATGCGGAAGCTCTTCCTGGCAGGGACGGTCGCGCTCGCGCTGGCGGCGGCGCTCCCGGGGCACCTCACGGCCCAGCACACCATGAAGGAGAAGTCGCTGTACGACCGGCTGGGCGGCAAGCCCGCCATCACCGCGGTGGTGGACGAGTTCGTGGGCCGGGTCGCGGCCGACCAGCGGATCAACGGTTTCTTCGCCGCGGCCGCGGCCGATCCGGCCCGCCTCGCCGCCTTCAAGGGGAAGCTGGTGGACCAGATCTGCGCCGCCGCCGGCGGCCCCTGCACCTACACCGGCAAGGACATGAAGACCGCCCACGCAGGCATGGGCATCACCGGCGAGCACTTCAACGCGCTGGTGGAGGACCTGGTCGGCGCCCTGGAGAAGTTCAAGGTCGGGCACCATGAGCAGGAGGAGCTGCTGGGCGCCCTGGGGCCGATGCGAGGTGACATCGTCGGTCGGTAG